TGAAGCTTAGGGAGcaaataatactttaaatttaCATTGTCTGGATTAGAGAGAGTCCCACAGTTAGTAGGACCTCTGCCCCTGGGAGTCCCAGGGCCACCTAGACTCCCCACATTCTCTCCGGTGATGATTACATTAACACCATTTGCTTATTTAATCCAGGAGTTGGCACTTTTCGTTCGTCACCTATTTTTGTTCAGCACATGACGCAAGATTGGCTTTTGTATATTTAAGTGGTGAAGGTAAAAATCAAGAGGAACATTTTATAATGTGAAAATTCTAGGAAATTCAAATTTTGGTGGTCATTAACTACAGTCTATTGGAACATTGTCGGTGGCTGCTTTGATGTGACAGTAGTGAATTGAATAATTGTAACAGGTTGCATGGCcttgaaatctaaaatatttactatttggtcATTTACAGAAAGCTTGCTGGCCCCTGATTTACCCATTTTTGGGTGCAGCAGAGTAGAGTCATCTAAGGTGGGAATGCCAATCGATTTTCCTGAAGCCTGTCTTCTTTACCTGGAAGAACCATAGTGGCCTCAATTTGTGAGACCTGTTGTGCTGGTCAGTGAAAACTTTATGTCAATAACCAGGGAAGTGAGGTTTGAGTATACTAGAATTGGCTCAGGGGTGTCTTATCCTTGTATAACTTAGTATGTTGAAACTGATGGATTAATTATTTGCCGGGAAGGAATATCTGGTATCCCCCAAGATGTCATCCTCTTGTTAGCTGGACTCAAGCCATTTTGTCCTTCAGCCCACACAGTGGCAGGAAAGACAAGCTAACATAGGGACCTAGGAACTCCTGTACAGAGAGAGAGCTGCAGGGCACCCTCAGTACAGTAGGAACCCTAACTCAGAGTGAACAGGGTAACTCTAGACTGTCAGAGTGAACAGCATCATCACCACATCTTCTGCTCTTTCATCTGTTCACTTTATGAATGTCCCTAGGTTTTCTATAACCTTTGCAGAGGTTCTTGACCCCCAGAACATATGTCTCTTGCCTACATGATAGCTGATGGAGCCAAATGCTGAGAACTCTGGGAAATTACTATATGCTACCAGGAGACATTAATCTCAAACACCTGTGAGAGAATGGGTATTCTTTTGgtcaattattattaataaaacaaattatagaAGAATGTTCTACTTTGCTCTTTTCTGAGATCTCCATTTGGTAAAATTGCAGAGGATTAGCCAGTTTTGAGTGGCCTGCAGTGTTAGTTTGAAGTTTAGTAGGCATTCTTATGTAACTCAGCATGtgtatttctttcttctcctgaaaTAAATAGTAATGATTCCAAGTTGAAAAGGTGGTAGGTGTTAACCTAAGAATTAAAACTCTGATGCTTATGAGCCAGGTAACTGAAAGTTAAGATAGCCTTGAGTTGGAGAGTATAGGCTCTCTCTGAGAAGGATCCCAGCTGATAGGTTTAATTTTGGGAACATCAGTCTACTGTTGTCGGGTTTTGCTATTTTCAAGAGGAGCTGAAAATCTGGGATTTTTTGTTTGACATTTCCCCAACTTTTGAAAGTTaacaactaattaaaaaaaattaatatgtgcTGGCTAACCAAACATGCCTGTGGGTCAGATTTCACTTGTTTGCCAGTTCACAACTTCTGTATTTAACTCGTCATTGTAAACCATATATCCTCCCTATTTATTTCAGAAGGAGGGAgaacaatgaaatgaaaaattatatgtgCCTTCTATAACTGGTTTGGATTACCAATCATTCTTGCTGAGTGACTGTTTCAATATATGAATCATGGGTGCTGTGGTTGAAACATTTTTCATCGGCCTGTTTTCTCCCCCTTTCAGTGGAAAATAACCCTTTTGGGGGGCCTGATGTGAATAGTCCAACAAAAATGAAATGTGTGTATTCAACAAAATACTTCGTAGTATTCATATTAGGCAAAAagggaatttgaaaaagaaaccaTTTACCTGGGAAATGACTTGTATACCTGTAAAGCATTTGAGTAACAGGTGAGCTTAAGTGCCCCCAAAAGGTGATACAGAGTGTGTCTGTTGGAATTCAAAACAGGAGGATCGAGGTGGACAGAAACGAAACCAGAAGAGGTAGAATTTAAGCTGATTCCTGAATAGGATTGTTGTAGGCAAAGTGAACCGGACAGCATTTATGAAGGAAGGAGCAGTATGAGTTAGGTTTTTGTTTCCAGCAATGAGCATGATTTGTTTCAAACAGATGGGAGCAAAGGACCCTCTACTTTTAGGCAAAGCAGAGATAGAGCAGTTACTGAGtttccactgtgtgccaggcactctatGGATGCCTTCTGTATACATTGTATTACTTAATCTAGTTATATAAATATGAACACCCTTTTAAGGAGTTGAAACCTAGGGAAGTCTAGTAACATTTTCAAGCTCTTATAGGCAATAAAAACGGCAAAGCTGAGCTCTGACCCCAAGCCTATTCACTTTGCACTCAGCATTTACTTTGCAGGGAAATTGGACTGGTTACGGTAAGTTGTAGGTCTAGTACTCCTTCCTGGGGCGAATATAGAGTAACTAAACTGGAAGAAATATGATGAGAACTTGGTGTTCTAGGAGAATTTAAATAAGTGGATTTTGAGGAGAGGTagtaaaacagaaggaaaaatactattaaaataacCCAGATATGAAATGATGAGAATCAGAATTGGGATGCAAAAGAAAAGAGCATGAGatatttccaaatgaaaattattggaacttggtgactgaactcTAGGGAAGGAAGCAGAGTGAAATAGGTTTGCCGTGTATTTGCAGTTATAATTGAGTCTATGTTGCATTCATTCATTGCTGTTCTTTCGTCAGAATTTTAATAATTAGTAATGAACTTTCTTTGTAGTCTTAGAAGTATTTGATCTTGAATTTTGTATGCTAATGAAAATTTCTTAGGTTAaaagacataaaggaaaaaaGCTTCTCAAGAACTTAGTTAAGCTAATTAAAGCTgcataatgaaaaaatttaaaaagctgcaTATTCAACCTTAaagttgagtaaatgaatgaaattttaaattacctttaaatgaaaagaataagaattCATGAATGTTCACAAATTTGTAGGTTTGGCAGGACAGGATGGACTTTGAAAGtcattctcttttaattttgtttttgattttttaaaaaaaggacattgACCTCAAAGCTTATAGatatgtggccttgggcaagttactaacTTTCTTTTAATATCAATTTTCTCACTTAAAATGGGGATATCACTAATACTGACATCCTAGGGTTCTAGagagaattaagtgagataatataaataaaacaataaaagtggTTTGTGGCCCATAGTAAGCTCTGAGTAACTAAGTATCTGAGGAAGGTAGAGAGGACAgtcagatgtgggtttgattatGAATGTTATTAAGAGTCAAATCAcattttctgaattctcttttaattcctgctttttttttcaattccaccGTGCTGATCCATTTTTCTCTGGCAATCTCAGTCTTTACCTCCTTGGATTTGTGGTTCTATAATCCCACAAAACCTAGAGCAATCAAAGAATTGttctgctttctccttttctttcctcttttccttcctgaatGCCAGTTTCGTGGGCCCTTCATAGTTACCTACCAAAAAGGTACCGGAGCATGGGGACACCAGACTTTCAGTTTCTCCAGAGCCACCCCATCTTTGCCACTACACATAAAGATAAACTAGGACACCCTTTTATGGCTCTTGGtctcttttttaaatcttcatgGAAAGTTACATTTTGTGACCTaaccatgaataaataaaactgatttttttccttttatttctctcttcttttcctgtgAAATCCTTTGTGCTTTTTATCTGCCATGATAATAGTTGTTTTTGAAAGCTTTTGACTTACAAAATTACTGCTAATTTGCTACTGTGCAGGGTATTTTGGCTTGGGGAAATTGTTAACGTTTTGAATTTTAGTCTTACTGTTCAAAAGCAGAGGTTGTGATACAAAAAGCTTCGTGGTCATGTTGTGCTTCTTACCTGTGACTCTGAGTTTTTATAGAAATAAGATAGTTCTCTTTTCTGGATGCTTGTAATTGGCCAGCATATACTGAAAAATTTGTCAGTACTGGTAGGGAAAGTTTTTAATTCTTATAGAATTTTAATGTCATTAATATGCAGTATAGAATAGTCGGTGATTTAGAACAGTGTTTCTTGgtaattccctggctgtccagtggttagaacctggcactttcactgcccgggcccaggttcgatctgtggttagggaactaagatccagcaagccGTGAAAATAAATAAGGACACTGTGTCTCAATCTTTTTCCTTTATTGCCCCCTACCCCACTCCCAGGAGtcttttgaaatagttttttCCTTATTGGCTTCCTACCTCCATACAACTTTAATTCCACAGATGCAGTTACCTATATATGTATTATCTGTACATCTGTTTCATACATACAGAGTAAGGGGATTttgtattcccatctccagggtcAGAGTCTGTCTTCTTGAGCTGGTGCTGCTTGCCGTGCTGGTTACAGCAGCAGGTTCTCAGAATTTTTGGTTTCAGGACCTTTGAGTTCTCAAAAGTTATTGAGTACGTTGAAGACCTTTAGCCTGTGTCTGTCATATCTTGTGAAAATTTTATCATATTACAAGTTAAAGTGAGAcagtcacaaatatttattagttattaattcatttaaaagttaTTGTGAAAAATAACTCCCCCTTCAAAGGGTTCAGTAAGAAACATGACATTGTTATGCATTTTTGCAAGTTCTTTAAGGTCTGACTTAGAACAAACAGCTGGATTCTCACAGTTGCCTCCGTATTCAGTCTGttggttcatggtgtcgcaaagactcggacacgactgagccaactgaactgaacaatgtttaaaaaaaaaaaaagctagtgtcATACAGATATGTAGTTGGAAAAGGAAGGAGTATTTTGATAACCTTTTCAGATAGCAGATGTCTCTCTTCTTTGATATTACACCAAAATGTGACAATTTGTAGTTTCTTAAAGGGATAAGTTACAGTGTAGAATCTCATACTGTGTAAAAATGTTTTGTCCTGTTACTCTGAAACCCATGGGTCTATCTTTCCCTTTGAGAGAGTGTTTTGTTCATGAATAATTTTGTACCATAGTACGTTAGTCATTTTGAAAATACTGGTTTCCTGGCTTATGCACATCTCCCAAATGTTGATAATAGAACCAGTACTCACATGTCATTAATATCACTACtagtcagcttccctggtggctcagatggtaaagaatgcctgcagtgcaggagacacgggcttgatccctggcttgggaagatcccctggagaaagaaggcaacccactccagtactcttgcctggagaatcccatggacagaggagcctggtgggctacagtccatgggctcacaaagactcCAACATGGCCGAGCgattaatgctttcacttttttcactaatTTCAGACACTATCTAAAAATTACTTGTCaagcttttatgttttattatttaaatattgtcCTTGGCAATAAATACTATTAGTTATTTTTCTTGAAGTAACAGGCTTCATTCATTTCTGAGAAAATATCTGATATAATCAAGTCTGAATAATCAGTTTGTCAGTTCTTTGAAACAAAAAACCTGTTCTGTGAAGATGACTCAGCTTGTAACTCAGACAATTGTTCAAGTGCTTTTTCTTCACTCACCATACCTCTGTATGCAGCAGGAATGCTTTATGTGTATTTCCCAGTTTGTCACACAAAATATTAACAAGTTGTGTTTGTTCAGTCTCAGGAtttaataaattaagaattttGCTGTGACAGTATGGTGATGAAGAATATAATGGTGCTGTATGTCATGGTTTGACTCCTTGATGAGGCTCCAGGTTCTTAACCACCTTTGCTGTTTACTCATCATTGGATTCTGAGATGACTTGGCTTCATAAAGTAAAAAAGATGTTCTTCAAAATCTCAGATTCAGTTCCTAGGCCTAAAGATTATCAACagttttaggtttttctttttaaaggtaaatGCTAAACCTAAACCTGCTTTGTTTTATAATCCAGTCAAATGCATTATTGCTCTTGGTTCTGAAGTTTGCATTAAACTCACCCCATTCACCCCTCAATCCACAACAGTGTTTGCAAATAAtttaggtggaaaaaaaaaatctgttagtgGTAAACAGTGAAGGTTTCTTTCATTGTTTATCAATTCGAGAAAATTTCAGTGGCAAAACACTGTCCTTCATTGTTAGTCTTATCATTTGTGATGTTTGAACATAGACTTCTTTGTAAAGACACCTACACCCATTTTGGAGTAACCTTCATTTCATTTGggaggctttttgttgttgtttttttttaaatacgaTAGAACCTGTTATTACCTTCTGTCACGTTATTCATGCCAAAGaaccacttgctccttgggaaaaatgGCACACAGGGTTCTTCTGTCTGCTGTAATTGATTATTGCCTGTGGTTCCCAAACAATTCCTCTGCctgttagttttaaaattttaagtactttaaatattttgtccCCAATTATATAGTAGTATCTTCATTTAAGAGGATTTTAAAAGTACAGAGAAGAtatacatcagaaaaaaaaatctgttagctTTCCTATCCTTAAGATTTAGTCTTTCTGATCCTTATCGATGAGTAATAGGTTTGTCAGCATTATAAATAAGCTGTGAAGTACATgccttgtgtatatgtgtgtatatattcatatgtatttataatttttttctgattctacCCAAATTATTCTGTTGACGGAGATGATGGGTTCAAAAGGGCAGTCTTTCACAAGGCTCTTAAGATGAATTGTCAATGTAGCTTTCTAAAATGGCTGACTCACTTTCTCATTTTACCAGTGttaaatttctccacatcttcaccagcatTGATAATatgttaaatgctttttaaacagaaaacattATGCAAGTTAAAACATGAACTTTTTCAAGCAAAGGTGAAGTGAGTAGGCCTTACTAATACAACAAAGAACAAACTGTATTTCTCATTCCTAGGTGTCCAAGCTGAACTAGACTTAAAGGATTTTTCTTAACATTCTGATGGTGTAGTGTCTTTAGATCAGATACTTTTGTCTAGTTCATAACATTGTTTGAGCCAGTACAATCCGCCTTTTGTACAGTGAGGGTTGGAGATAAAAGTTCAGTTTTTGTATCCTTtcgatatatttttttctctctctacgcCAGACAGCTATAGAGTGGTTTGGGGAGGAGTATATGTGCATTTTCCTTTATTACATAAAGCAGATTTGGATAATATATGATTGTAGTATATATCAGAGTTCTCGGCTTATTCTGTGTaaatttcaggtgtgcaacagAGGAACATGGCTCAAGAAACTAATCACAGCCAAGTGCCTATGCTTTGTTCCACTGGCTGCGGATTTTATGGAAACCCTCGTACGAATGGCATGTGTTCAGTGTGCTATAAAGAACATCTTCAAAGACAGAATAGTAGTAATGGTAGAATAAGCCCACCTGGTAAGTAGTTCTTACCTGGTAAGTAAAACACAGCGCTGTTCATAACTGAGATACAGCTGAATAGCACAGGCTACCCAGCACCTCTTCCTGCTTTCACACTGTACTTGCATTACTACATTTACATCAGGAAAATGTCTCATTACATATTGTAATGGTCAGTGGTAGGGCAAGAGAAAGAGGAGTGTCTCCACTCATTGAAAAGAACTGCTGTAGATCCATCTCAGTCTTAACATGCTGCGCTCGAGAACTCTTATCTTACTAATTAATAAAATAGATGCGCACTCCAAGTATGTAGAGCTGTCTTGGAAAATAAGCTCTGAAGGAGTAGGGGCTGTATGAGGACCTTGGTTCTTTTCTCTAGGATGACTTCTGAGGCCAAGGTAGTTGGAGGAGAGAGTTCCAGATAGATAGCCACAGATGACTTCAGAGAAACCCTTCCTCCCTTCTGCATAGGAAGGAGAGGTGGGGCAGTTTGACTCAGAGAAAAAGGTGTTTGTTCATCCCCAGTTCACTTGCATTATTTATGCGTTTTTATGTCAGAGGATTCTCCTGGAATTGATATGGCTTTTGCTTCAGTGATTGTGTAAAAAGGGATATTGAACATGAGCTTTACTTATCTAGGATAGTTCTCATGTAGGTTAATGCCTGAATGTATAGGTTTCTGTGGTTAATCAAAGTGCAGGCTGTTACTTAAGTTCATTTAAAATTGCTTGTGAAGTCTATTTCATCATTTGCTTCCTGTTCAAGCCGGActtctttaaattttcttaagGCTAAAATCAAGTGAATATAAGTTACCATATTGTTTTGTAAAATCATTATCTACATTTTTGCCTTATGAAGAACAGGTAAAATAATATAACCTGAGTGCAGATTTTAATTCTGAACTTACATTTGCCTTACtgctgaattcttttttattttaaagatctcATTGTGCACTGTTATTTGGAAGACATTTATGAATTAAAGAGTTAGTGCGATAATTCTAAAAAATAGTAGTTTAGGTCTTGACTACATATATTTTGTATGTGGTAAAATTAGCATCCTTTTCATAGGAAAATTATTGAAAACTTTTAGCTAAAGTAATGAACCGGCATATTACATAGTAAAACAAAACCCGTGTACTGTATTTCGTGGGAAACTGGTCTTGGTTTTTTTAGATAAGATGCCGGCCCGCCCAGGGCACAGAGTCACTAACGTGTGATGTGGTCCTGTTGCAGCGCCTTCTGTCACAAGTCTGTCTGAGTCCTTACCAGTCCAGCGCACAGATGGTAGTGTCCCAGAGGCTCAGTCAGCGCTCGACTCAGCAGCTTCATCTATGCAGCCAAGGTAAGAGGCTGCCTCTGAACTGTTCGATAGCCAGAGAGCTATCGAAAAGTAAGGCATTTTTTCCGTATCTGGTCAGTTCTGTTATTTAAGGAAAACTATTTAAAGTCACTTTAGGATTAACTAGCAGAAAATTGTATCTGTCTCATTATTATCGCTGACTagtcaaaaaaatctttttattggtATTACATTACAGTGAGAGTAGAGAGTTGTCTTAAAATTTAATGAagagattttgtttttcagacggctttttttctttatttttcttcataatgtATCCTGACCAACCCCTGAAGTCCTTTTGAAGCATGTTAAGTTCTAGTCATAGGCCTTTGATGCAAATACTAGTGCTTTGTATTAAAAAATGGTCTTGTCACAGGTTCTCTGTTTAATATCGTGTGGTCCTGTTCTCTGTTTAATATCATGATGTCGTCCTGATACCTGTTTGTATtgtagtgtatttttttttaactgaagtctTTTAGAAGCTGGAAACACAGAAATGTTTGTTTCATTCTTACCCTGCTGTTAGGAAATATATACTAAATTTCTGCTCTGAAGTTTTTTCCAATTCTTCTGTGTCCATCAGTGCATCATATACAACTTTGTGTTAGGGTTCCTGAAGCATGTCTTTATCATACTAGTGTTCATTTAGTGAATTCATACACAGTGGACATGTACTATTgctttatttcaaaatcaaaaaatttctggTCCAAATTGGTCTCAAGTTTCAAAATTCTGTAGTTATatggaagttattttttttaaaaaaagcatttctgGTTAATTCCTGTCTTAATGATCTGCTTAGATATGTTGAACTCTTATTTATTAATCGCTTAGTTTCTGGTCATGAAGAGATTATCTTTTAAAAcctaaatatttttgcttttctagcCCTGTGTCAAATCAGTCACTTTTATCAGAATCTGTAGCGTCTTCCCAAGTGGACAGTGCATCTGTGGACAAAGCAATACCTGAAACAGAAGCCCTCCAAGGTTTGCACATGATCTAGCACATGTTGGTCATTAAATGTTTTGAGTCTTCTTAGCCAGGCACTCTCCTAGAtgcatgtgttttttaaattacctGCCTAATacgtattttttatatttgttttcttgatgAGCAGGGTGTTTTACATTCTTAAGTACTCAATTGACTGAAATGTAGGGAACCTTTTCCCACTTATATGTAATTAGGTCATCAGCATCaacatagaaatttaaaatctgttttgtttgagaaatataattaaatgaaTGAGTGGTTGTGTTATACTGTTCTCttttactgttttgtttgttttaacctaAATATTCTTTCCTCTCCCATGAACCGGGGCTGCTGGTTTAAGAGGAATCTCTTGCTTTGGACTTGGATTATCTATTTACTTTGACtggcacccccaccaccacccccgcagCGCAACAGTCACGCTGAGTTACTCTTATTTATAGCATGGCATCTCAAGTTCTTGCCCATGCCCTTCGTATCCCCATTATGTGAACCAAAGTGAAGTGGATCTAGGAAGACTGGAATATGTGTATGAAGGCTTTCTTCATGGGCAGAGCTATTAGAGGAGGCATTTAGGATGCTGTGAAAAATCTGTGCTTGGTTAATTATATTCTACAGTGTGTGGAAACGATGTATGTATTGAGGAGGATACTCTGGAAAGAAGCCTGAAGATGAGCTTGTGTCATTTGACCTGTGCCATGATTTAAACAGACACGATGCTGTACCCATTGAAGCCTTCCACTGTACATGGTGTTCACAGGGTGACGACAGATACACCTGGCAATCTTAGCTGAAGTTTGCTGAAGTTTAACTTTAGTTAAGCTAGCTAATTCCCCTTCCTCTGATTTCATGTCCAACAAATGATTGGCATAATTTGCCTCCTTACACATTTTGCTGTAGGAAGAGAATGTAACTGTCTGATTAGGATAAATAGTCCATGCAATTATGAATATTGTAAATATTCATGATTATTATaagtgaataatttttatttttagttaaatagAAAAGTTTAAGGATGGGCAGAAACAgaggatattttttaaagcagaaatagaaaaattcccCAAGTTTAGTTATCCATTAGACATGGGAAATAAGACAAGAGTGATGTTAAAGCTTTCAG
This window of the Budorcas taxicolor isolate Tak-1 chromosome 21, Takin1.1, whole genome shotgun sequence genome carries:
- the ZFAND6 gene encoding AN1-type zinc finger protein 6, with the protein product MAQETNHSQVPMLCSTGCGFYGNPRTNGMCSVCYKEHLQRQNSSNGRISPPAPSVTSLSESLPVQRTDGSVPEAQSALDSAASSMQPSPVSNQSLLSESVASSQVDSASVDKAIPETEALQASVSETAQQASEEQSKSLEKPKQKKNRCFMCRKKVGLTGFECRCGNVYCGVHRYSDVHNCSYNYKADAAEKIRKENPVVVGEKIQKI